In Leuconostoc kimchii IMSNU 11154, the DNA window GAGACGAGAGAAAAGCACAACAATACTGGCATGATGCTGCGCCGTTGTTCGAAGAAAATGTTCAATTTTTATTGGATCTTATTAATTGGTATCATCAGCAGGGAAAACAAGATCTAGAAATTGAAACGCTAAAACAATACCTTTTCTTGGAACCAAATGACTCAGAAATGCAAATGCGTTTAGAGGATTTAGCTTTTTAAATGATTAATATAAACGGCAACTTCGATCATGTTGTACTTACTAAATCAAGTTTTGCAGCACTGGTAATCAGTTTTTGGTATAATTTTACTAAGGACTTTTATGATGAAAATTGAGACATTGCCACAAGAATTTAAAGATGCCCAACCTGCTTTAAAACGCCTTGAAGATGCTGGTCATGAGGCTTATTTTGTTGGTGGCGCAGTACGTGACATGCTCTTAAATAAACCAATACATGATGTGGATATTGCCACCTCAGCTTTTCCAGAAGAGGTGAAGCGTTTGTTTAATACGACTGTGGACACTGGTATTCAACATGGGACAGTGATGGTATTAGATTTTGGCAACGGTTATGAAATCACAACTTTTCGAACAGAATCAACCTATACTGATTTTAGACGACCAGACAAAGTGACATTTGTTCGTAGTTTGTTAGAGGATTTGAAACGACGTGACTTCACAATTAATGCTTTAGCAATGACACATACTGGTGACATAGTTGACTTGTTTAATGGGTTATCTGACCTTAAGAAAGGTATTATTCGTGCTGTTGGTGATGCTGAGGTACGTTTTACAGAAGACGCTCTCAGAATGATGCGTGCGTTACGGTTTAGTGCACAATTATCATTTGACATTGCGGTTGATACGCAGAAGGCTTTGAAAACATTAGCGCCTAACCTTGAAAAAATTGCGGTTGAGCGCATTCGTGTTGAATTCGAAAAACTTTTGCAGGGAGAAAAGGCAGCCCAAAGTATGGAAATGGCTGTTCATGATGGTGTGATACCTTACCTGCCAGGTCATCTGGAAAATTGGGACTTAACGCCACTAATTTCTGATTTAAAAATTCGACAACCTCAACATCATCAGGTCGTTTGGGCGCATTTATTGTCACGATCATCGTTGCAGGTTGAGGATATGAAAAAATTCATGAGACTCTGGAAAACAAGCCGTGAAGACATTAAAGCAGTTGCTATGATTGCGCCAATAGCCCGTCAGATTGATCAAGCAAGTATTTTTGATCTTTATCGTATTTATAGTTACCGCAATGAACTTATTGAAGTCTTGCAATTAATGGGAACTGCCACAGAAACGATTGCAAATATTGTACACATGTTGAAAACGTTGCCGATTAAACAATCATCTGATTTGGCAATTAATGGGAACAAATTACTCGCAAGAGGTCTATTTAACCCAGGGCCTGAATTAGGACGTACGCTTGAAAAGCTGGCGCGTGCTGTGTTACTTGGAGAAGTAAATAATAGGACTGATTCATTGTTAGATTATGCGAAGGAGTTGATATCATATGACAAAAATTAAAATGGTCTGGGCGGAGGATAGGGAACATGCTATTGGAAAAAATGGTAACTTACCATGGCGCCTACCAGATGATTTGAAGCTTTTTCGTGAAGAAACCACTAATACCTTGATGATCATGGGTCGTACAACATGGTCGAGCATTGGTCGCCCGTTACCAAATCGTCAAACGCTTGTGTTGACAAGACAAGCAGATTGGCAAATACCTTTTGAAGATGTTTTGGTGACACATTCAGTTGCGGAAACATTGGATACTATTCGAGCTGAATCCAAAGATGTTGCCATTGCTGGCGGCGCAGCGATTTATCGCGCGTTTATGCCGTATGCCACAGATCTGATTGTAACGCGTATTGATGGTATAATTAACGGTGATACATTTGTAGATGCGATTGATTTGACAACTTTTGAGTTAGTCAGTCGTCAGCCGCATGACAAAGATGACAGGCACGACTATGCGTTTGTTGTGGAGCGTTATAAGCGTAGAAATCGAGGAGAGAATGTCTAATATTAAGATTGT includes these proteins:
- a CDS encoding CCA tRNA nucleotidyltransferase, with the protein product MKIETLPQEFKDAQPALKRLEDAGHEAYFVGGAVRDMLLNKPIHDVDIATSAFPEEVKRLFNTTVDTGIQHGTVMVLDFGNGYEITTFRTESTYTDFRRPDKVTFVRSLLEDLKRRDFTINALAMTHTGDIVDLFNGLSDLKKGIIRAVGDAEVRFTEDALRMMRALRFSAQLSFDIAVDTQKALKTLAPNLEKIAVERIRVEFEKLLQGEKAAQSMEMAVHDGVIPYLPGHLENWDLTPLISDLKIRQPQHHQVVWAHLLSRSSLQVEDMKKFMRLWKTSREDIKAVAMIAPIARQIDQASIFDLYRIYSYRNELIEVLQLMGTATETIANIVHMLKTLPIKQSSDLAINGNKLLARGLFNPGPELGRTLEKLARAVLLGEVNNRTDSLLDYAKELISYDKN
- a CDS encoding dihydrofolate reductase produces the protein MTKIKMVWAEDREHAIGKNGNLPWRLPDDLKLFREETTNTLMIMGRTTWSSIGRPLPNRQTLVLTRQADWQIPFEDVLVTHSVAETLDTIRAESKDVAIAGGAAIYRAFMPYATDLIVTRIDGIINGDTFVDAIDLTTFELVSRQPHDKDDRHDYAFVVERYKRRNRGENV